A section of the Pristiophorus japonicus isolate sPriJap1 chromosome 4, sPriJap1.hap1, whole genome shotgun sequence genome encodes:
- the LOC139262860 gene encoding jerky protein homolog isoform X1 yields MSKRPTDAPMGNGAKRKHNSLSIAKKVELLQKLDNGTSVRRLSEKYGVGISTIYDIKNQKEQIMNFYAESDVQKEMNKRKSMHKPKSDDLDRVMMEWWRQRRSEKVPLSGPMVMEQAKIFHAELEIETPCSYSSGWLTKFKRRHGISQLKVCGDKAKLITDENLSTEQIYNADQTALFWHCIPRKTLATAEESQPMGVKDGKDGLTVLGCVCEAALTLKKDDVTEVMDINNDAPVVHTLTDDEIVDVVLRPEEKDKNSENDDDNDVSNQMEKVSIDKAISICDELINALVQRYFISEQEIMQVYKIQEKLIKEKLIKEKPKLLKQLKLADMFERVSQQNAKDLQPTTTPAISIFENPIAGPSSTADIKTEPSSPSSCSSTTSSHM; encoded by the coding sequence atgtcaaaaaggccaacagatgcCCCAATGGGTAATGGTGCAAAGAGGAAACATAATTCattgtcaattgccaagaaagtggagttactgcAGAAATTAGATAACGGTACGTCAGTGCGAAGACTGAGTGAGAAGTATGGTGTCGGAATCTCCACCATTTATGACATAAAAAATCAGAAAGAACAGATCATGAATTTTTATGCAGAAAGTGACGTTCAGAAAGAAATGAATAAGAGAAAATCTATGCATAAGCCTAAAAGTGATGATTTGGATCGAGTAATGATGGAGTGGTGgcgacagaggagaagtgaaaaggttcctttgtctggcccaatggtgatggaacaagccaagatattccacgcagaactggagattgaaactccatgcagctactcttcaggttggctaaccaaatttaaaaggcgtcatggcatcAGCCAATTGAAAGTGTGTGGTGATAAAGCTAAACTAATTACTGATGAAAACCTTTCGACAGAGCAAATCTACAATGCCGAccagacagcactgttttggcacTGTATACCGAGAAAGACATTAGCAACAGCAGAAGAATCACAACCAATGGGTGTAAAAGACGGCAAAGATGGATTGACCGTGCTTGGTTGTGTTTGTGAAGCTGCGCTAACATTGAAGAAAGACGATGTCACAGAAGTTATGGACATAAACAATGATGCTCCCGTTGTGCATACACTAACAGATGATGAAATTGTGGATGTAGTTTTGCGTCCAGAGGAAAAGGATAAAAACAGTGAGAATGACGATGATAATGATGTTAGTAATCAAATGGAAAAAGTGTCCATTGACAAAGCTATCAGTATTTGTGATGAATTAATTAACGCCCTAGTGCAACGATACTTCATAAGTGAACAGGAAATAATGCAGGTGTATAAAATTCAGGAAAAATTAATCAAAGAAAAATTAATCAAAGAAAAGCCTAAATTACTGAAACAATTAAAATTAGCCGATATGTTTGAGAGGGTATCGCAGCAGAATGCCAAAGACCTACAGCCTACAACTACACCAGCAATTTCCATATTCgaaaatcctattgctggcccatcttcCACTGCAGACATCAAAACTGAACCCTCTAGCCCAAGCTCttgctcaagcacaacctccagccacaTGTAA